TTCTTCGGGCAGCACATAACGGATGCGGCCATTGCTGAGCATGTCGTCGGCAATTTTGATAAATCTTGCTGAGAAGTCAAGGCCCGTGACACGATCGAAATGGCGTGCCAGCTCAAAGGTGGTACGGCCAACGGCGCAACCCAGGTCGAGTGCTTTATTGTGTGGCTTGTCGCCCATATATTTCACACATATTTCGGCGCTGCGGGCAGCAAAGTTGGGCACATCAAAATAGCTTTTGCCATACATCTTTTCGCAATATTGCGACACTAGCGCATCGGTTTCGTAAGTGGTTTGCTGAATCTTCACCGGCGCATCGCTGCGGATGTAGCGGAAGCCGGCATGTTGGAAAAAGTGGCGCCGGAAAGCATATCGTGAATCGCGGGTAGCTTCGTTGCCGGTCGAAATCCACGAACCACCTTTTATCAGATTATGGCGCATGTCGAAGGTAGGTGTCGAAAAGTCGTCGTAAAAAGGATGCACCTCAAAGCCTGGGAAGCCGTTGATGGGCGTTTCGGTCCACTGCCACACGTTGCCGATAATGTCATAAAATTCGCCAAAGCGAAATTTATCCACCGGCACCGACGATGCAAAATGTTCCAGGTTAATGTTGCCGGGAGCCTTTTCCCAGAAGGGTTGATCGGGAATCTGCTGTGTATTGCGCAGGCGGTACCACTCTTCTTCGGTGGGCAGGCGGTAGGTTTCGCCGGTGCGTTCGCTCTTCCAATTTGTAAAGGCTTTGGCTTCCAGATAATTTACCTCCACAGGCCAGTTCCATGGCATTTCGATGATTTGCGTCATGGTGCGCAATTTCCACATACCACCATCACCTTTTATCCAAAATACAGGATGTTCGGATTTGCGGTAGTTGCGCCAGTGCCAGCCTTCTTCCGTCCAGTATTTTTCGGTGGCATAACCATCATCTTTTACAAACTCTAGAAACTCCTGATTAGAAACCAGAAATTTGGCCGCATCAAAACTTTCTACTTCTTGCACGTGCAGCCCGTATTCGTTGTCCCATCCATAAAGTGGATGATCGCGTTTTTTGCCCAGCATCACTTCGCCGCCCTTTACGGGAATGAGTTCGTTGGTGGGCGCTATGCCACTTTCCGTACAAATTTCCCACAACGGCTGCGGCTTCACCTGATCGATTGGCAACTGCCGGATAAGCACCGAGGAAGTCTCCAGATGGATGCGTTCGTGCTCGATGCCCATCATAATAGTCCACCAGGGATGCGTCCATGTGATGGGCATCTCCAGCGGAAGCGTCTTGATAAGTTCTTCAACTACCTGCCGCACTTCCTTGCGATAGCGGCGTACGTCAGCTACCGATGGCCATTCGTAATGTGTTTCGTTCAGGTCGTCCCACGACATTTCATCTACGCCTATGGCAAAAATGGATTCAAAACGGGGATTCACGCGCTTATCGATAAGGCGGGCAAGGATTAGTTTATTAATAAAAAATGATGCTGTATGTCCCAGGTAAAAGATCAGTGGATGACGCAGCGGGTCGGCGCGCATATAAAAAGTCGCGTCGCTCCGCAGCGTCTCATAAAGCTGCTCGTGGAGCTGATAAGTTTTTTGGAAATATTCCAGAATCTCTTTTCTTTTTTCTTCTGCTTCGCCCTGATTCAGAACGATGGTGCGTGTGACAACATCCGCCAGTTGATTTTTCATATTCAAAAGCTTTATAAATATTCACAGGTAACAATGCAACAAAGGCTTTGTTTATCGGCCTAATCAAATGGAAGAAGCATGGCGCTTGGCGCAATGAGCATGGCGCCGGGTATGTGTTTTTGAATATCGAATAATGCCTGCCCTGAGCCCGTTGAAGGGAAAGGAAGAAAGCTGGCGCTTGCCAACCTTCAGAACTGGAGCTTCGTCTGCGCGAGGCTGTTACATTTTATCAGTTTTGCCAATGGCATGATTGGTTACTTTTGCAAAAAACTTTATAATGATCACATTAGACAACACCGAAATTGCTTTTAAAAGCAAAACCAACAACGACCTGCGACGCTCGTACTTATTATTTA
This region of Bacteroidales bacterium genomic DNA includes:
- the ovoA gene encoding 5-histidylcysteine sulfoxide synthase, translated to MKNQLADVVTRTIVLNQGEAEEKRKEILEYFQKTYQLHEQLYETLRSDATFYMRADPLRHPLIFYLGHTASFFINKLILARLIDKRVNPRFESIFAIGVDEMSWDDLNETHYEWPSVADVRRYRKEVRQVVEELIKTLPLEMPITWTHPWWTIMMGIEHERIHLETSSVLIRQLPIDQVKPQPLWEICTESGIAPTNELIPVKGGEVMLGKKRDHPLYGWDNEYGLHVQEVESFDAAKFLVSNQEFLEFVKDDGYATEKYWTEEGWHWRNYRKSEHPVFWIKGDGGMWKLRTMTQIIEMPWNWPVEVNYLEAKAFTNWKSERTGETYRLPTEEEWYRLRNTQQIPDQPFWEKAPGNINLEHFASSVPVDKFRFGEFYDIIGNVWQWTETPINGFPGFEVHPFYDDFSTPTFDMRHNLIKGGSWISTGNEATRDSRYAFRRHFFQHAGFRYIRSDAPVKIQQTTYETDALVSQYCEKMYGKSYFDVPNFAARSAEICVKYMGDKPHNKALDLGCAVGRTTFELARHFDRVTGLDFSARFIKIADDMLSNGRIRYVLPEEGELVSFHEVTLEESGFDDLRDKVEFYQGDAINLSPKYTGYDLIFAGNLIDRLYDPGKFLDSIHERINAGGLLILASPYTWLEEYTPRQKWLGGFKKDGEPVTSLDGLHANLDAHFTLINEPFKVPFVIRETLNKFQHILTEFTVWERKR